The Verrucomicrobium spinosum DSM 4136 = JCM 18804 genome includes a region encoding these proteins:
- a CDS encoding ASCH domain-containing protein — protein sequence MSIKPKYADLIFSGAKTVELRRVCPKLKPGDLVLVYASGPRMALIGKFEVKGILSGKKSAFYDEFGASSGISRAEFNSYFSGVATAHGIQIGRTWKLKPETSLNVLRRRFEGFHPPQSYRYLLEFEHASLTASQGNESTASTQGRLNA from the coding sequence ATGTCCATTAAGCCCAAGTACGCAGATCTGATTTTCTCAGGCGCGAAGACTGTCGAATTGAGAAGAGTTTGTCCCAAACTCAAGCCTGGAGATTTGGTCCTTGTATACGCGTCTGGCCCTCGCATGGCGCTAATTGGCAAATTTGAGGTTAAGGGCATTTTGTCTGGCAAAAAGTCTGCTTTTTACGATGAATTTGGAGCATCGTCAGGAATATCCAGGGCAGAATTCAACAGCTATTTTTCAGGAGTCGCAACGGCACACGGAATTCAAATTGGCAGAACTTGGAAGCTCAAACCCGAAACCTCCCTCAACGTGCTGCGTCGACGATTTGAGGGCTTTCACCCCCCTCAATCCTATCGCTATTTGCTCGAGTTTGAGCACGCTAGTCTTACCGCATCTCAAGGAAACGAGTCTACTGCCTCCACCCAAGGCAGACTCAATGCGTGA
- a CDS encoding Fic family protein — MSLHPVERAARVHCDVLKIPPFVDGNGRASRLLMNLELMKAGYPPAILPVERRLAYYQALDADHVHGEQEAFVEMVASIVKQGFRLYFHALSLPWVEAVDSFP; from the coding sequence ATGAGTCTGCATCCCGTCGAGCGGGCTGCGCGGGTTCACTGCGACGTCTTGAAGATCCCTCCCTTTGTGGACGGCAACGGGAGAGCTTCACGGTTGCTCATGAACCTGGAACTGATGAAGGCGGGCTACCCGCCTGCGATTCTGCCCGTAGAACGTCGCCTGGCTTACTATCAGGCGCTGGATGCCGATCATGTTCATGGCGAGCAGGAAGCCTTCGTTGAGATGGTGGCGTCCATCGTGAAGCAGGGATTTAGGCTGTATTTTCACGCATTGAGTCTGCCTTGGGTGGAGGCAGTAGACTCGTTTCCTTGA
- a CDS encoding substrate-binding domain-containing protein: MSPEPASRRAALAMLGRLGLAVGAGVPLLGCKKRDRTQPQPDPAALMVPEKKGVFGKEAPKRPKVVVFLDSLETPMRNFQQVLAARLVRTRAGVDLVQILALGDVQRQIAQLRTQVAQGATHLFVFPVDAQALVPVLIELKATGVTIIAFSKDLPEKACTTALYVEEAKIGDLAGNFVVSALQQKSADEGRPETVGRVVQITGPEGNAYSKAVSTAFQAAIQKAPGVVLVHDAPANWAAEEAGYRFNDALRLQKQFDVVFCHGDFMAFGAARAARAAQPPVRDSLLILGLDGNPGNGGGLSLVVNSEIDATVHVPPLVDFAWDICVKILDDPNYTPKPRYELLPVLASGDLAATLQSKGSPKPRI; the protein is encoded by the coding sequence TTGTCTCCTGAGCCCGCCAGCCGCCGCGCTGCCCTTGCGATGCTGGGTCGCCTGGGTCTGGCCGTGGGGGCAGGGGTGCCGCTTCTCGGGTGCAAGAAGCGGGATCGCACCCAGCCGCAGCCGGATCCCGCCGCCCTCATGGTGCCGGAGAAGAAGGGCGTGTTTGGCAAGGAGGCCCCCAAGCGACCCAAGGTGGTGGTGTTCCTGGACTCGCTGGAGACCCCCATGCGAAATTTTCAGCAAGTGCTGGCTGCACGCCTTGTCCGGACCCGGGCGGGGGTGGATCTGGTGCAGATCCTCGCCCTGGGGGACGTGCAACGGCAGATCGCCCAGCTCCGCACGCAGGTTGCCCAGGGGGCCACGCATCTCTTCGTTTTCCCGGTGGACGCTCAGGCACTCGTGCCCGTCCTCATAGAACTGAAAGCCACTGGCGTCACCATCATCGCGTTTTCCAAGGACCTGCCGGAGAAGGCCTGCACCACCGCGCTCTATGTAGAGGAGGCCAAGATCGGCGATCTGGCCGGGAACTTTGTCGTCTCCGCCTTGCAGCAGAAGTCCGCGGATGAAGGCAGGCCGGAGACCGTCGGCCGGGTGGTGCAGATCACCGGGCCGGAGGGTAATGCGTATTCGAAAGCGGTTTCCACCGCCTTCCAGGCCGCGATCCAGAAAGCCCCCGGGGTGGTCCTGGTGCATGACGCCCCTGCCAACTGGGCGGCGGAGGAGGCTGGCTATCGTTTCAATGATGCTCTGCGTCTGCAAAAGCAGTTCGATGTCGTGTTCTGCCACGGCGACTTCATGGCCTTCGGCGCGGCCCGCGCGGCTCGTGCCGCCCAGCCTCCCGTTCGCGACTCCCTTCTGATCCTCGGACTCGATGGCAACCCCGGCAACGGCGGCGGACTCAGCCTCGTGGTGAATTCAGAGATCGACGCCACCGTCCACGTCCCGCCGCTGGTGGACTTTGCCTGGGACATCTGCGTGAAGATTCTCGACGATCCCAACTACACGCCCAAGCCCCGCTACGAACTCCTCCCCGTCCTCGCCTCCGGCGACCTCGCCGCGACGCTCCAGAGCAAAGGCTCGCCCAAGCCGAGAATTTAG
- a CDS encoding c-type cytochrome domain-containing protein, translated as MSLHCILRSFRFLCGRRPGALPVVGRDAAMGAVLCLTLTGLSGVHASNPEGNPLYLKKVRPLLDAQCVKCHGPEKQKANLRLDTLKAMMEGGDSGPAVVPGDVEGSNLITAVCYEDADLQMPPDGKLDEEQIEMLKKWVGEMGG; from the coding sequence ATGTCGCTCCACTGCATCCTCCGTTCATTCAGGTTCCTGTGCGGCCGCCGTCCGGGTGCCTTGCCTGTCGTCGGTCGGGATGCAGCGATGGGAGCGGTCCTTTGCCTGACGCTCACAGGCTTGTCAGGTGTGCATGCCTCGAACCCCGAGGGAAATCCGCTGTATCTGAAGAAGGTCCGCCCGCTTCTCGATGCGCAATGTGTGAAATGTCACGGGCCGGAGAAACAAAAGGCCAATCTGAGGCTGGACACCCTCAAGGCCATGATGGAAGGCGGCGACAGTGGGCCCGCCGTTGTGCCAGGTGATGTAGAAGGTTCGAACCTGATCACGGCCGTCTGCTACGAAGACGCCGACCTCCAGATGCCGCCTGATGGCAAGCTCGATGAGGAGCAGATCGAGATGTTGAAAAAGTGGGTGGGGGAGATGGGAGGGTAG
- a CDS encoding sigma-70 family RNA polymerase sigma factor: MESADRTTEFLTLLTQHDRALGVYVYSLVPLAADADDILQQTKMVMWRSFSQFELGTNFLAWARKVAFHQILTYRREKKKEHLPLEDDVLEAIGHEVEKLATDGGDHRRDALQACLLKLPKEHRQLILLRYYEDLEVDQVASRIQSTPGAVYRALSRVRMALLDCVERQMQLQPNANEGVAP, translated from the coding sequence ATGGAGTCCGCCGACCGCACGACCGAATTTCTCACTCTGCTCACCCAGCACGATCGTGCGCTGGGGGTGTATGTGTACAGTCTGGTGCCGCTGGCGGCGGATGCGGACGATATTCTGCAGCAGACCAAGATGGTCATGTGGCGGAGTTTCTCCCAGTTTGAGCTGGGGACGAATTTTCTCGCGTGGGCCCGGAAGGTGGCCTTTCACCAGATCCTGACCTACCGGCGGGAGAAGAAAAAGGAGCACCTGCCTCTGGAAGACGACGTGCTTGAGGCCATCGGCCACGAGGTGGAGAAGCTGGCCACAGACGGCGGCGACCACCGCCGGGATGCCCTTCAGGCCTGTTTGCTCAAGCTGCCCAAGGAGCACCGCCAGCTCATCCTGCTGCGCTATTATGAGGATCTCGAGGTGGATCAGGTGGCCAGCCGCATCCAAAGCACTCCGGGGGCCGTGTACCGCGCCCTCAGTCGCGTGCGCATGGCCCTGCTGGACTGTGTAGAACGACAGATGCAGTTGCAACCCAACGCCAACGAGGGGGTAGCCCCATGA
- a CDS encoding DNRLRE domain-containing protein: protein MTDSERWHLLELCERSLTAKLTAAEREELNARLRMDEEARRLFAAALHQHAELKFDSHLLKQLAGESPPSIAKISPGRSIVSRTPWLPSALAAAAGIAVLGIVGAVWNWQLTPRTGDGPNLTVATVIKARDCKWAGSTLPTAEGSRVAAGMLELAEGLATLKFDSGAEIVMEAPATLEIVDAKACRLVRGTLMADVPPSAIGFVVDTPDAKVVDYGTRFGVSAGEDGKYLVKVLDGLVEVSPKATGDAKQLRGGQSVDTGIRRSQLTPTPNPTTVELESRRWQPNIILDAGGGWQIVSTAYGRGKDTYIQGNPKSKNFGKDPYFRVKRSSFSPELDRKGYVCFDLGKFKDDLKEDAELVLSIEPSDLGFATLVPDSTFAVYGLTDESEDNWSENTLTWKEAPAHHVDTDAGQHHLPDLRKAALLGRFQIAQGVSRGTRSIKGQELVKFLQGDTNGLVTFIICRETDESARDGMAHAFATKESGSNTPPLLRVKVKDVEPASRETKD, encoded by the coding sequence ATGACTGACTCCGAACGCTGGCACCTGCTTGAGCTCTGCGAGAGAAGCCTGACGGCAAAGCTCACTGCGGCGGAGAGGGAGGAACTCAATGCGCGATTGCGCATGGATGAGGAAGCGCGTCGCTTGTTTGCCGCGGCGCTCCACCAGCATGCGGAACTGAAATTCGACTCCCATCTGCTCAAGCAACTGGCAGGCGAATCCCCGCCCTCGATCGCGAAGATCTCCCCTGGCAGGAGCATTGTTTCCCGCACCCCCTGGCTACCCTCCGCCCTTGCGGCCGCCGCAGGCATCGCCGTGCTGGGCATTGTGGGTGCCGTCTGGAACTGGCAGCTCACCCCTCGCACAGGCGACGGTCCGAATCTCACCGTGGCCACAGTCATCAAGGCCCGCGATTGCAAATGGGCGGGGAGCACCCTGCCCACTGCCGAAGGATCACGCGTGGCCGCAGGCATGCTGGAGCTCGCCGAGGGTCTTGCCACGCTGAAGTTCGACAGCGGCGCAGAGATCGTCATGGAGGCTCCGGCCACGCTGGAGATCGTGGATGCCAAAGCCTGCCGCCTGGTCAGAGGCACCCTCATGGCCGATGTGCCCCCCAGCGCCATCGGCTTCGTGGTGGACACGCCCGACGCCAAGGTCGTGGACTACGGCACGCGCTTCGGTGTCAGTGCCGGTGAGGATGGCAAGTACCTGGTGAAGGTGCTGGACGGCTTGGTGGAAGTGAGCCCCAAAGCCACCGGCGACGCCAAACAATTGCGCGGCGGGCAGAGCGTTGACACCGGCATCCGCCGCAGCCAGCTCACCCCGACTCCCAACCCCACCACCGTGGAGTTGGAGTCCCGCCGCTGGCAGCCCAACATCATTCTGGATGCCGGGGGCGGCTGGCAGATCGTTTCCACCGCCTACGGCCGTGGCAAGGACACCTACATCCAGGGCAATCCCAAGTCGAAGAACTTCGGCAAGGACCCGTACTTCCGGGTGAAACGCAGCAGCTTCTCCCCGGAGCTGGACCGCAAGGGCTATGTGTGCTTCGACCTTGGCAAGTTCAAGGATGACCTTAAAGAGGATGCCGAGCTGGTGTTGAGCATCGAACCCAGCGATCTCGGCTTTGCCACCCTCGTGCCAGACAGCACCTTCGCCGTGTACGGCCTCACCGATGAGTCGGAAGACAACTGGAGCGAGAACACCCTTACGTGGAAGGAAGCTCCTGCCCACCATGTGGACACTGACGCGGGTCAGCACCACCTTCCGGATCTAAGGAAGGCCGCCTTGCTCGGCCGCTTCCAGATCGCCCAAGGGGTCAGCCGCGGAACCCGATCCATCAAGGGCCAGGAGCTTGTGAAGTTCCTGCAGGGCGACACCAATGGGCTGGTGACTTTCATCATCTGCCGCGAGACAGATGAATCCGCCCGCGACGGCATGGCGCATGCCTTTGCCACAAAGGAAAGCGGCAGCAATACCCCGCCTCTGTTGCGGGTGAAGGTGAAGGATGTGGAGCCCGCTTCGCGGGAGACCAAAGATTAG
- a CDS encoding helix-turn-helix domain-containing protein, translating to MQVLREKIDFPPGQSFRVIRWSRNLREVECVLAPGKAQKIAGEGTHWHYHTEMELTLFTSGSGMRFVGDHIGSFAGGDLVLLGAKLPHYWHTKESSSGVSVQWHFPESHPFWAFPETLKLAGLFKKAGRGLRLSGRTVTAAAGLLQELTTADGVERLALLLKLLALLSRAPEQDRSFLSVRSFALPMESHYQQAIRDAVRHLIANFRQEVRLEEVLELTNLSRPTFARQFKKHSGRTFSEFLNRLRLQAACRELVESDRSVLEISGECGFSQISFFNRIFKRVHKCSPTEWRRRRR from the coding sequence ATGCAGGTTCTCCGAGAGAAAATCGACTTTCCACCCGGCCAGTCCTTCCGGGTCATCCGCTGGTCGCGGAACCTCAGGGAGGTGGAGTGCGTGCTGGCCCCGGGAAAGGCGCAAAAGATCGCAGGCGAGGGCACGCACTGGCACTACCACACGGAGATGGAACTGACCCTCTTCACCAGCGGATCGGGGATGCGCTTTGTGGGGGATCACATCGGCAGTTTCGCCGGAGGCGATCTGGTGCTGCTGGGGGCGAAGCTGCCGCACTACTGGCACACGAAGGAGTCCTCGTCGGGCGTCTCGGTGCAGTGGCATTTTCCGGAGAGTCACCCGTTCTGGGCGTTTCCTGAAACCCTGAAGCTGGCCGGGCTTTTCAAAAAGGCTGGGCGCGGACTCCGCCTCAGCGGTCGCACCGTCACAGCCGCGGCAGGGCTGTTGCAGGAACTCACGACTGCTGATGGCGTGGAGCGCCTGGCCTTGCTGCTCAAGCTGCTGGCGCTGCTTTCACGGGCACCGGAACAGGATCGGAGCTTCCTCTCCGTGCGATCCTTTGCCCTGCCCATGGAGTCGCACTATCAACAAGCCATTCGGGATGCGGTGCGCCATCTCATCGCCAACTTTCGCCAGGAGGTGCGCCTGGAGGAGGTGCTGGAGCTGACCAATCTGAGCCGGCCCACCTTTGCCCGGCAGTTCAAGAAACACTCCGGCCGCACCTTCAGTGAGTTCCTGAACCGCCTGCGTCTTCAGGCTGCCTGCCGGGAGCTGGTGGAGAGTGACCGCAGTGTGCTGGAAATCTCCGGGGAATGCGGCTTCTCGCAGATCTCGTTCTTCAACCGGATCTTCAAGCGGGTGCACAAGTGCAGTCCCACGGAGTGGAGGCGGAGGAGGAGGTAG
- a CDS encoding TIM barrel protein: MSNPTQYRFSFGPWNISEGSDPFGVDVRTPFPHEEKYALYRPLGFEGVQFHDDDVVPGMDSLSPDQISAKAAEVKTILANQGLTPEFVAPRLWFAEQTTDGAYTSNSASDRAYAWDRTKKCIDIARAIDCKAVVLWLAREGSYIRESKDARLAYQRLLETVNAMLDYDKEIEIWIEPKPNEPTDQAYVPTIGHAVALSYASNDPKRVKGLIESAHALLAGLDPSDEMAFALSHDKLASVHLNDQNGLKYDQDKNFGGANLRAAFNQVRVLEEAGYGQRGEFIGLDVKAIRTQRGCPVTDHLKNSREIFLHLVDKVRSLDNGLVQQYRDGRDYEALELYILKHLMGIK; this comes from the coding sequence ATGAGCAATCCCACCCAGTACCGCTTCTCCTTCGGCCCTTGGAACATCAGCGAAGGTTCGGACCCCTTTGGCGTTGACGTCCGCACCCCCTTCCCGCACGAGGAAAAATACGCCCTCTACCGTCCCCTGGGTTTTGAAGGCGTGCAGTTCCACGATGACGATGTGGTCCCGGGCATGGACAGCCTGAGCCCGGACCAGATCTCCGCCAAGGCCGCCGAGGTGAAGACCATTCTGGCCAACCAGGGCCTGACCCCGGAGTTTGTCGCGCCCCGCCTCTGGTTCGCGGAACAAACCACCGATGGTGCCTACACCTCCAACAGCGCCAGCGACCGCGCCTACGCCTGGGACCGCACGAAGAAGTGCATCGACATCGCCCGTGCCATTGATTGCAAGGCGGTCGTCCTCTGGCTCGCTCGTGAGGGCTCCTACATCCGCGAGTCCAAGGACGCCCGCCTGGCCTACCAGCGTCTGCTGGAGACGGTGAACGCCATGCTGGACTACGACAAGGAGATTGAGATCTGGATTGAGCCCAAGCCCAATGAGCCCACGGACCAGGCCTATGTCCCCACCATCGGCCATGCCGTCGCGCTTTCCTACGCCTCCAACGATCCCAAGCGGGTCAAGGGCCTGATCGAGAGCGCCCACGCCCTCCTCGCCGGCCTTGACCCCAGCGATGAGATGGCCTTTGCCCTCTCCCACGACAAGCTGGCCAGCGTGCATCTGAACGACCAGAACGGGCTTAAATACGACCAGGACAAGAACTTCGGTGGCGCCAACCTGCGTGCCGCATTCAACCAGGTGCGCGTGCTTGAAGAAGCCGGCTACGGTCAGCGCGGCGAATTTATCGGCCTGGATGTGAAGGCCATCCGCACCCAGCGCGGCTGCCCGGTGACCGACCACCTGAAGAACAGCCGTGAGATCTTCCTCCACCTGGTGGACAAGGTCCGCTCACTCGACAACGGGCTCGTTCAGCAATACCGCGACGGTCGTGATTATGAGGCCCTGGAACTTTACATCTTGAAGCACCTCATGGGTATCAAGTAA
- a CDS encoding class I fructose-bisphosphate aldolase → MKQYRLNRLFNAKSNRCFDVAVDHGFFNQPGFLQGIEDMRTVVKTLVDAAPDAIQLTLGQARHLQEIPGRHKPSLVLRTDVANIYGKELPETRFSLMIEETMLQAVRFDAACVCVNLFQIPGAPEVHAECVENILRLKPQADYYGIPMMVEPLVFQPNEKAGGYMVNGDLTQIMYLVRQAVELGADIIKADPTDDVSVYHKVVETAGGIPVLVRGGGRVSDREILERTQGLLEQGASGIVYGRNVIQHPNPKGITQALMAMVHDGASVDEALTKI, encoded by the coding sequence ATGAAACAATACCGCCTCAATCGCCTCTTCAACGCCAAGTCCAACCGCTGTTTCGACGTCGCCGTGGATCACGGCTTTTTCAACCAGCCCGGTTTCCTTCAGGGCATCGAAGACATGCGCACGGTGGTGAAGACCCTCGTGGATGCAGCGCCGGATGCGATTCAGCTCACGCTGGGGCAGGCCCGCCATCTCCAGGAGATCCCAGGCCGCCACAAGCCCTCCCTCGTGCTGCGCACTGACGTGGCCAATATCTACGGAAAGGAACTGCCTGAAACCCGGTTCAGCCTGATGATCGAGGAAACCATGCTCCAGGCCGTGCGGTTCGATGCGGCCTGCGTCTGCGTGAACCTCTTCCAGATCCCCGGTGCCCCGGAAGTGCATGCCGAGTGTGTGGAAAACATCCTGCGACTCAAGCCCCAGGCGGACTACTACGGCATCCCCATGATGGTGGAGCCGCTTGTGTTTCAGCCCAATGAAAAAGCCGGTGGCTACATGGTCAATGGTGACCTCACGCAGATCATGTACCTGGTGCGCCAGGCCGTGGAACTCGGCGCAGACATCATCAAGGCCGATCCCACCGACGATGTGAGCGTGTACCACAAGGTGGTGGAGACCGCCGGCGGCATCCCGGTGCTGGTCCGTGGCGGCGGTCGCGTGAGTGACCGTGAGATTCTGGAGCGCACGCAGGGCCTCCTCGAGCAGGGGGCATCCGGCATCGTGTATGGTCGCAACGTGATCCAGCACCCGAACCCCAAGGGCATCACCCAGGCTCTCATGGCCATGGTGCATGACGGAGCCAGTGTGGATGAAGCCCTGACGAAAATCTAA